In one Streptomyces marincola genomic region, the following are encoded:
- a CDS encoding zf-HC2 domain-containing protein, whose protein sequence is MSTPPEPEPGAGPRPEPGPGARPEREREAGPAVPGPRPSAAREAAGSEHREVVALLGAWALDACAPEETERVEAHLGDCGRCAEEALGLRDAATLLEPRRSLDLDPGLRHEVLDACLARRPAARPVPSWAAPFDAEAARLDALLHDMAEEEWRTPVSLHWFTGDRWADRHTTVAGVVAGMLGTDRVLARAVGLAGPRGAAGRESAAGRESAAGAEETVAGGADGRCPAWLPWREQTRALVRTAADLGGRTGERTLPRAVLGDPGRFPGDGPRVALSDAYLDRAFACWVHACDIADAVEYPYEPPHGPHLRLLVDLQARRLPGSIAGRRRAGLAVSPPRLMAAGSPGRTLHLEVEGAGGGHWYIPLDSPVAGVSRRQAREAVARVALDDVVFCRLAAGRITPEEAASGVEGDPAVIEDLLLAAAALSRP, encoded by the coding sequence GTGAGCACTCCTCCGGAGCCGGAGCCGGGAGCGGGGCCGCGACCCGAGCCAGGACCCGGCGCACGACCGGAGCGGGAGAGGGAGGCCGGGCCGGCGGTGCCCGGGCCCCGCCCGTCCGCCGCGCGGGAAGCGGCGGGGAGCGAGCACCGCGAGGTCGTGGCGCTGCTCGGCGCGTGGGCGCTCGACGCCTGCGCGCCCGAGGAGACCGAACGCGTCGAGGCCCACCTCGGTGACTGCGGGCGGTGCGCCGAGGAGGCGCTCGGGCTGCGCGACGCCGCGACGCTGCTCGAACCGCGGCGCAGCCTCGACCTCGACCCCGGGCTGCGGCACGAGGTGCTCGACGCCTGCCTCGCCCGCCGCCCCGCGGCGCGGCCGGTGCCGTCGTGGGCGGCGCCGTTCGACGCGGAGGCCGCCCGGCTCGACGCGCTCCTGCACGACATGGCCGAGGAGGAGTGGCGCACGCCGGTGTCGCTGCACTGGTTCACCGGGGACCGCTGGGCCGATCGGCACACCACCGTGGCCGGCGTCGTCGCCGGGATGCTGGGCACGGACCGGGTGCTGGCCCGCGCCGTCGGGCTGGCCGGGCCGCGGGGCGCCGCGGGCCGGGAGTCGGCGGCGGGCCGGGAGTCGGCGGCGGGCGCGGAGGAGACGGTGGCCGGCGGCGCGGACGGGCGGTGCCCCGCGTGGCTGCCGTGGCGCGAGCAGACCAGGGCCCTGGTGCGGACCGCGGCCGACCTCGGCGGCAGGACGGGGGAACGGACCCTGCCGCGCGCCGTGCTCGGCGACCCCGGCCGCTTCCCCGGGGACGGGCCGCGCGTGGCCCTCTCCGACGCCTACCTCGACCGCGCGTTCGCGTGCTGGGTGCACGCCTGCGACATCGCCGACGCGGTGGAGTACCCGTACGAGCCGCCGCACGGCCCGCACCTGCGGCTGCTCGTGGACCTCCAGGCGCGCCGCCTGCCCGGCAGCATCGCGGGGCGGCGCAGGGCGGGCCTCGCCGTCTCGCCGCCCCGCCTGATGGCGGCGGGCTCACCCGGCCGCACGCTGCACCTGGAGGTGGAGGGCGCGGGCGGCGGCCACTGGTACATCCCGCTGGACTCGCCCGTGGCCGGGGTGTCGCGGCGGCAGGCGAGGGAGGCGGTCGCGCGTGTGGCGCTCGACGACGTGGTGTTCTGCCGGCTCGCGGCCGGGCGGATCACGCCGGAGGAGGCGGCCTCGGGCGTGGAGGGCGATCCCGCGGTGATCGAGGACCTGCTCCTGGCCGCGGCGGCCCTGTCCCGCCCCTGA
- the purU gene encoding formyltetrahydrofolate deformylase, translated as MTTDQSERPAEPARQFVLTLSCPDRPGIVHAVSSYLFMTGCNIEDSQQFGDRDTGLFFMRVHFSAEGPVTCEKLRASFAAVGDTFRMDWQLHPADEKMRVLLMVSKFGHCLNDLLFRARIGALPVEVAAVVSNHTDFAELAGSYGIPFHHIPVTQDTKAEAEARLLRIVEDEDVELVVLARYMQVISDDLCKRLPGRIINIHHSFLPSFKGARPYHQAHARGVKLIGATAHYVTAELDEGPIIEQEVERVGHDVTPKQLVAVGRDVECQALARAVKWHSERRVLLNGSRTVVFG; from the coding sequence ATGACGACCGACCAGTCAGAGCGGCCCGCCGAGCCCGCTCGCCAGTTCGTGCTCACCCTGTCCTGCCCCGACCGGCCGGGCATCGTGCACGCCGTGTCGAGTTACCTGTTCATGACCGGTTGCAACATCGAGGACAGCCAGCAGTTCGGTGACCGGGACACCGGCCTGTTCTTCATGCGCGTGCACTTCTCGGCCGAGGGGCCCGTGACCTGCGAGAAGCTGCGCGCCAGCTTCGCGGCCGTGGGCGACACCTTCCGCATGGACTGGCAGCTGCACCCGGCCGACGAGAAGATGCGCGTGCTGCTGATGGTCAGCAAGTTCGGGCACTGCCTCAACGACCTGCTGTTCCGCGCGCGCATCGGCGCGCTGCCGGTCGAGGTCGCGGCCGTGGTGTCCAACCACACCGACTTCGCCGAGCTGGCCGGCTCCTACGGCATTCCGTTCCACCACATCCCGGTGACCCAGGACACGAAGGCGGAGGCCGAGGCCCGGCTGCTGCGCATCGTGGAGGACGAGGACGTGGAACTGGTCGTGCTCGCCCGCTACATGCAGGTGATCTCGGACGACCTGTGCAAGCGGCTGCCCGGACGCATCATCAACATCCACCACTCCTTCCTCCCCAGCTTCAAGGGCGCCCGCCCCTACCACCAGGCGCACGCCCGGGGCGTGAAGCTGATCGGCGCGACCGCGCACTACGTGACGGCCGAACTGGACGAGGGGCCGATCATCGAGCAGGAGGTGGAGCGGGTCGGGCACGACGTGACCCCGAAGCAGCTGGTCGCGGTCGGCCGCGACGTCGAGTGCCAGGCCCTGGCCCGCGCGGTGAAGTGGCACAGCGAACGCCGGGTCCTGCTCAACGGCAGCCGCACGGTCGTCTTCGGCTGA
- a CDS encoding SCO4402 family protein encodes MAGMPLNDMPWWRWRAHVRSALHMLSDPAFHQNCWVPGLPGYGDVTDAVYRLVEDTWLDNWSAEKYVGTVFRDSQEAALVDVAVLRVLRIMHQVGADAPVTDYLQHHGWPEAVRAAREAHTRLAVNDGDDPDAPPRTLDDLAAAMRTV; translated from the coding sequence ATGGCAGGCATGCCGCTCAACGACATGCCGTGGTGGCGCTGGCGCGCCCACGTGCGCTCCGCGCTCCACATGCTCTCCGACCCCGCCTTCCACCAGAACTGCTGGGTGCCGGGACTGCCGGGCTACGGCGACGTGACGGACGCGGTGTACCGGCTGGTCGAGGACACCTGGCTGGACAACTGGTCGGCGGAGAAGTACGTCGGCACGGTGTTCCGCGACAGCCAGGAGGCGGCGCTCGTGGACGTCGCGGTGCTGCGCGTGCTGCGGATCATGCACCAGGTCGGCGCCGACGCCCCGGTCACGGACTACCTCCAGCACCACGGCTGGCCCGAGGCCGTGCGCGCGGCGCGCGAGGCGCACACGCGGCTCGCGGTCAACGACGGCGACGACCCGGACGCGCCCCCGCGCACGCTGGACGATCTGGCCGCCGCGATGCGCACCGTCTGA
- a CDS encoding transcriptional regulator, producing MTARPLIARQPNERLLSLIREAACSNAGLARRVNMCAAERGLDFRYDKTSVARWIRGQQPRGRAPDVVAEALGRKLGRPVTVDEIGMGSARQLTSSVGLHFAAGLAESVEQAAELWHSDVTRRENGEGPSAYASGGSHVAPAALVEPSRDWLITPADTEVARTSGPRVGGSDVAAVVATTAALVDLDRRWGAGHVRPVVVHYLNSVVAGLLGGSYGEAVGRELFAAAARLTELAGYMAVDTGLPGLAQRYYIQALRLAQAAGDRGFGGYVLAAGMSHLAAALGNPREVIQLARAAQEGTRGRVTPRAEALFLAAEARGHAQLGDRSACLRAASDATAALDRAGGTDEEPAWIAHFDAAYLADELAHCHRDLGQGREAQKRAAEALAGHPESRARRRAIGLLVLATGQLQDGELAQACHTATEAGTLVDGLRSGRGADYLAEFTARLEPHRNEAAVREFTALRRPRPE from the coding sequence ATGACTGCCAGACCACTGATCGCCCGCCAGCCCAACGAGCGACTGCTCTCCCTCATCAGGGAGGCGGCCTGCTCCAACGCCGGGCTGGCACGCCGCGTCAACATGTGCGCAGCCGAGCGCGGGCTCGACTTCCGCTACGACAAGACCTCCGTCGCCCGGTGGATCCGGGGCCAGCAGCCGCGCGGCCGGGCGCCGGACGTCGTCGCCGAGGCACTCGGCCGCAAGCTGGGCCGCCCGGTCACCGTGGACGAGATCGGCATGGGCAGCGCCCGCCAGCTGACCTCGTCCGTCGGCCTCCACTTCGCGGCCGGGCTCGCCGAGAGCGTCGAGCAGGCCGCCGAGCTGTGGCACTCGGACGTGACCAGGCGCGAGAACGGCGAGGGGCCGAGCGCCTACGCGTCCGGCGGCTCGCACGTGGCCCCCGCCGCGCTCGTCGAGCCGAGCCGGGACTGGCTGATCACCCCGGCCGACACCGAGGTCGCCCGCACCTCGGGACCGCGCGTCGGCGGCTCCGACGTGGCGGCCGTGGTCGCCACCACGGCCGCGCTCGTGGACCTCGACCGGCGGTGGGGCGCGGGGCACGTGCGGCCCGTCGTCGTCCACTACCTCAACAGCGTGGTGGCGGGACTGCTCGGCGGTTCCTACGGCGAGGCGGTCGGCAGGGAGCTGTTCGCCGCCGCCGCCCGGCTGACCGAACTCGCCGGCTACATGGCGGTGGACACCGGCCTGCCCGGGCTGGCGCAGCGCTACTACATCCAGGCCCTGCGGCTGGCCCAGGCCGCCGGGGACCGGGGCTTCGGCGGCTACGTCCTCGCGGCGGGAATGAGCCATCTCGCGGCGGCGCTCGGCAACCCGCGCGAGGTCATCCAGCTCGCGCGGGCGGCACAGGAGGGGACCAGGGGGCGGGTGACGCCGCGCGCGGAGGCGCTGTTCCTCGCCGCGGAGGCCCGCGGGCACGCGCAGCTCGGCGACCGTTCCGCCTGCCTGCGGGCCGCGTCCGACGCCACGGCGGCGCTCGACCGCGCCGGCGGCACCGACGAGGAGCCGGCGTGGATCGCCCACTTCGACGCCGCCTACCTCGCCGACGAACTCGCCCACTGCCACCGCGACCTCGGGCAGGGCAGGGAGGCGCAGAAACGCGCGGCGGAAGCGCTCGCGGGGCACCCGGAGAGCAGGGCGAGGCGCCGTGCGATAGGGCTGCTCGTGCTGGCCACGGGGCAGTTGCAGGACGGCGAGCTGGCGCAGGCCTGCCATACCGCGACCGAGGCGGGCACGCTGGTCGACGGGCTGCGCTCGGGGCGCGGCGCGGACTACCTGGCGGAGTTCACCGCGCGGCTCGAACCGCACCGCAACGAGGCGGCGGTGCGCGAGTTCACCGCGCTCCGCCGGCCGCGTCCTGAGTGA
- a CDS encoding bifunctional DNA primase/polymerase, with translation MEDISARTGATAAPHEVRQFAENPLEQALRYVTERHWDVLPGAWIESDSGAARCSCADPACDAPGAHPLRRDWAAQATGSAAEARRLWSHHPRAGILLPTGRTFDVLDVSEAAGCLALARMERIGIAPGPVSATPLGRMQFFVLPGGAAKAPGVLRRFGWSPAGLGLVPRGEGGWVVAPPTRMGHRGAAQWARRPTPLNRWLPDAEELLAPLGYACGQTSQTAQVAQTSRTGLAAPAGRTAPAGVGRR, from the coding sequence GTGGAAGACATCAGCGCACGCACCGGGGCGACCGCGGCCCCGCACGAGGTCAGGCAATTCGCGGAAAACCCGCTCGAACAGGCACTTCGGTACGTCACGGAACGGCACTGGGACGTGCTGCCCGGCGCATGGATCGAGTCCGATTCGGGCGCGGCGCGCTGTTCGTGCGCCGATCCGGCCTGTGATGCGCCCGGCGCGCACCCCCTGCGCCGGGACTGGGCCGCCCAGGCGACCGGCAGCGCCGCGGAGGCCCGGCGGCTGTGGTCGCACCACCCCAGGGCCGGCATCCTGCTGCCGACCGGACGCACGTTCGACGTGCTGGACGTGTCGGAGGCCGCGGGCTGCCTCGCCCTGGCCCGGATGGAACGGATCGGCATCGCGCCGGGACCGGTGTCCGCGACACCGCTCGGGCGGATGCAGTTCTTCGTGCTGCCGGGCGGCGCGGCGAAGGCCCCGGGGGTGCTGCGCCGGTTCGGCTGGTCGCCCGCCGGGCTCGGCCTCGTGCCGCGCGGCGAGGGCGGCTGGGTGGTCGCGCCGCCGACGCGGATGGGCCACCGCGGCGCGGCCCAGTGGGCGCGCCGGCCGACCCCGCTGAACCGGTGGCTCCCCGACGCCGAGGAACTGCTCGCGCCCCTCGGGTACGCGTGCGGCCAGACGAGCCAGACGGCACAGGTGGCACAGACGAGCCGAACGGGTCTGGCGGCACCGGCGGGCCGGACGGCGCCGGCGGGTGTGGGCCGGCGGTGA
- a CDS encoding ABC transporter ATP-binding protein, which translates to MKDQPEQDTTAEAAVAEDTARVAVRVRGLWKRFGEQVAVSGVDLDIPAGRFIGLVGPNGAGKTTTLSMITGLLRPDSGTVEIAGKDVWRDPVAVKARIGVLPEGLRLFERLSGRELLTYLGQLRGLPADEVDRRANQLLDVLDLSGAQHKLVVDYSTGMRKKTGLAAALLHNPEVLFLDEPFEGVDPVSAQTIRGVLERYTASGATVVFSSHVMELVESLCDWVAVMASGRVRAHGPLAEVRGDADSLQDAFLGLVGVRGNPAGNRLDWLGGGA; encoded by the coding sequence ATGAAAGACCAACCTGAGCAGGACACGACAGCAGAAGCCGCCGTGGCGGAGGACACGGCCCGGGTCGCCGTTCGGGTACGGGGGTTGTGGAAGCGCTTCGGGGAGCAGGTCGCCGTGTCCGGCGTCGACCTCGACATCCCCGCGGGCCGTTTCATAGGTCTCGTCGGACCCAACGGCGCCGGGAAGACGACCACGTTGTCGATGATCACCGGGCTGCTGCGGCCCGACTCCGGCACCGTCGAGATCGCGGGCAAGGACGTGTGGCGCGACCCGGTGGCCGTCAAGGCCCGCATCGGGGTGCTGCCGGAGGGGCTGCGGCTGTTCGAACGGCTGTCGGGCCGGGAGCTGCTGACCTACCTCGGCCAGCTGCGCGGCCTGCCCGCCGACGAGGTCGACCGCCGCGCGAACCAGCTCCTCGACGTGCTCGACCTGTCCGGCGCGCAGCACAAGCTGGTGGTCGACTACTCGACGGGCATGCGGAAGAAGACCGGCCTCGCCGCGGCCCTGCTGCACAACCCGGAAGTCCTGTTCCTCGACGAGCCGTTCGAGGGCGTGGACCCCGTGTCGGCGCAGACCATCCGCGGCGTGCTTGAGCGGTACACGGCCTCGGGCGCCACGGTGGTGTTCTCCAGCCACGTGATGGAGCTGGTGGAGTCGCTGTGCGACTGGGTCGCGGTGATGGCCTCCGGGCGGGTCCGGGCGCACGGCCCGCTGGCGGAGGTGCGCGGGGACGCGGACTCGCTCCAGGACGCCTTCCTCGGCCTGGTGGGCGTGCGGGGCAACCCCGCGGGCAACCGCCTCGACTGGCTGGGCGGCGGCGCGTGA
- a CDS encoding transporter, with amino-acid sequence MSGVAAPEADRSPVLGGPAAPAPGEVPLSVVTATFVRLKLSLLRNGVRQSKGRSAAFVGSIAVALLFGALGLLTMVALRGHEDGPAAGVALALTIVLGWAFLPLFIGGADETLDPSRLVMLPLRPGPLLVAQATAALVGTGPLFTLLLLTGAVLPGAHGGAAAAVAVVAVPLTLVTCTTLTRTLATANAGLLSSRKGRDLAVLSGIVVAFGLQGVNLAFASLADEDGEGLGPVAAVADVARWVPPLSAVDAVRAAGEGSWGFVAYGLGGTVLACLLLLRWWSRTLTRLMTAPDSSTLQPAPERAAGRTGPARGPAAWLPGGRTGTVMRRTLLYGWRDPKTKMGWAMSLGMGLLLPVVFAAQGNGSVYNACWVAALLGLTMYNQFGQDYSAFWMVAQTIGTTRDAYLELRGRALAIALIGVPFTCLVVTGSAAAFGAWDQLPDGLGLALALLGALLAVGAVTSARYPYSIPQDNAMKNVAPGQGALAWGSILGGMLAGGVLCAPLIALTVWGRTSEAGWIWAVLPLGAGYGLLLAWAGLRIAAPMTVGRLPEIMAAVSKS; translated from the coding sequence GTGAGCGGCGTCGCGGCACCCGAGGCCGACCGCTCCCCCGTCCTCGGCGGGCCCGCCGCGCCCGCGCCCGGCGAGGTTCCGCTCTCCGTCGTCACCGCGACGTTCGTGCGGCTGAAGCTGTCGCTGCTGCGCAACGGCGTGCGGCAGTCCAAGGGCCGCTCGGCCGCGTTCGTGGGGTCGATCGCGGTGGCCCTGCTGTTCGGCGCCCTCGGGCTGCTGACCATGGTCGCGCTGCGCGGGCACGAGGACGGGCCGGCCGCCGGCGTCGCGCTGGCCCTGACGATCGTGCTCGGCTGGGCGTTCCTGCCGCTGTTCATCGGCGGCGCCGACGAGACGCTCGACCCGTCCCGGCTGGTGATGCTGCCGCTGCGGCCCGGCCCGCTGCTCGTGGCGCAGGCGACCGCTGCCCTGGTCGGCACCGGGCCGCTGTTCACGCTGCTGCTGCTGACCGGGGCCGTGCTGCCGGGCGCGCACGGCGGCGCCGCCGCCGCGGTGGCCGTGGTCGCCGTGCCGCTGACGCTGGTGACCTGCACGACCCTCACGCGCACGCTCGCCACCGCCAACGCGGGCCTGCTGAGCAGCCGCAAGGGGCGCGACCTGGCCGTTCTCAGCGGGATCGTGGTGGCGTTCGGCCTCCAGGGCGTCAATCTCGCCTTCGCCTCGCTCGCCGACGAGGACGGCGAAGGGCTCGGTCCCGTGGCCGCGGTCGCCGACGTGGCCCGGTGGGTGCCGCCGCTCTCGGCGGTGGACGCGGTGCGGGCCGCGGGCGAGGGCTCGTGGGGCTTCGTCGCCTACGGGCTCGGCGGCACCGTTCTGGCGTGCCTGCTGCTCCTGCGGTGGTGGAGCCGCACGCTGACCCGGCTGATGACCGCGCCCGACTCCTCGACGCTCCAGCCGGCCCCGGAACGCGCGGCCGGGCGGACCGGCCCCGCGCGCGGCCCGGCAGCGTGGCTGCCCGGCGGCCGCACGGGAACGGTGATGCGCCGCACGCTGCTGTACGGATGGCGCGACCCGAAGACCAAGATGGGCTGGGCGATGTCGCTCGGCATGGGCCTGCTGCTCCCCGTGGTCTTCGCCGCGCAGGGGAACGGGTCGGTCTACAACGCCTGCTGGGTGGCCGCGCTGCTCGGACTGACGATGTACAACCAGTTCGGCCAGGACTACAGCGCCTTCTGGATGGTCGCCCAGACGATCGGGACCACCAGGGACGCCTACCTGGAGCTGCGGGGCCGCGCGCTGGCGATCGCCCTGATCGGGGTGCCGTTCACGTGCCTGGTCGTGACGGGTTCCGCGGCGGCGTTCGGGGCGTGGGACCAGCTGCCCGACGGGCTCGGCCTCGCGCTCGCGCTGCTCGGGGCGCTGCTCGCGGTGGGTGCGGTGACCAGCGCCCGTTATCCGTACTCCATCCCGCAGGACAACGCGATGAAGAACGTCGCGCCCGGCCAGGGCGCGCTCGCGTGGGGCAGCATCCTGGGCGGCATGCTCGCCGGCGGCGTGCTGTGCGCCCCGCTGATCGCGCTCACCGTGTGGGGGCGGACCTCGGAGGCCGGCTGGATCTGGGCGGTGCTGCCGCTCGGCGCCGGCTACGGGCTGCTGCTGGCGTGGGCGGGGCTGCGGATCGCGGCGCCGATGACCGTCGGGCGGCTGCCGGAGATCATGGCGGCGGTCAGCAAGTCCTGA
- a CDS encoding PH domain-containing protein, with translation MNSPPAVTHRAGFRRTLLACAGLGAAGTGLAGARLALAGPDLWLGPGLLCAFTGLLALYWATARIEADAHGLRSRTLLRRWSVPWHEVADLRVFVNEAPAPQTQDRRRVDAALRGGRRRRLPQPRSRITPDPDFDARLAALRALHSRHGAPESDHLPVVSHRTAGFGPAWRIVAGVLLLAGAGTAAWFVPAAASQERAWRSAVPCAEETPAAERAECLTTVGAVIERTEADRSRGGDRLYFAGGAPVEQVTVPYETARAFEPGDRVEVTLWRGEVRGVVGDGHAFRDHVTGAGDVAVVAAACALAAGWPAARLLLRLRARGLPDDEVVPSALPFAGALVGTALWLLPLCYLHPMDQLGSPATAAWTAAGSSASLALFAMAWRATRVRAPGEAAGARRGAAPAGDGADGREEDVFVAARFLEATDYNPYHFGTHVVLGGEGPAVTPHAGPGRFAAKRIPVERLTLTTVRRGRGGDGGVVPKSWHVAEFDDAGTPVRLAAAPADLVRVLDALTAARRTAGTPAAD, from the coding sequence GTGAACAGCCCGCCGGCCGTGACCCACCGCGCCGGATTCCGGCGAACGCTGCTGGCCTGCGCGGGACTCGGCGCCGCCGGCACCGGCCTCGCCGGGGCGCGCCTGGCCCTCGCGGGACCCGACCTGTGGCTCGGCCCCGGCCTGCTGTGCGCGTTCACCGGCCTGCTCGCGCTGTACTGGGCGACCGCCAGGATCGAAGCCGACGCGCACGGCCTGCGCTCCCGGACGCTGCTGCGCCGCTGGAGCGTGCCGTGGCACGAGGTCGCCGACCTGCGGGTGTTCGTGAACGAGGCGCCGGCCCCGCAGACGCAGGACCGGCGCCGGGTCGACGCGGCGCTGCGCGGCGGGCGCAGGCGGCGGCTGCCGCAGCCGCGCAGCAGGATCACGCCCGATCCGGACTTCGACGCGCGGCTTGCCGCGCTGCGCGCGCTGCACTCCCGCCACGGCGCCCCCGAGTCCGACCACCTCCCCGTCGTCTCGCACCGCACCGCCGGATTCGGCCCGGCCTGGCGGATCGTCGCGGGTGTCCTGCTGCTCGCGGGCGCGGGCACCGCGGCGTGGTTCGTGCCGGCCGCCGCGTCCCAGGAGCGGGCGTGGCGCTCGGCCGTTCCGTGCGCCGAGGAGACGCCCGCCGCCGAGCGCGCGGAGTGCCTGACGACCGTCGGCGCCGTGATCGAGCGGACGGAGGCCGACCGTTCCCGGGGAGGCGACCGGCTGTACTTCGCCGGCGGCGCGCCCGTGGAGCAAGTCACCGTTCCGTACGAGACCGCGCGGGCGTTCGAGCCGGGCGACCGCGTCGAGGTGACCCTGTGGCGCGGCGAGGTGCGCGGCGTCGTGGGCGATGGCCACGCGTTCCGCGACCACGTCACCGGCGCCGGCGACGTGGCCGTCGTCGCGGCGGCCTGCGCGCTGGCCGCCGGCTGGCCCGCCGCCCGCCTGCTGCTGCGGCTGCGCGCGCGCGGGCTGCCCGACGACGAGGTGGTCCCCTCGGCCCTGCCGTTCGCGGGCGCCCTCGTGGGCACGGCGCTGTGGCTGCTGCCGCTGTGCTACCTGCACCCCATGGACCAGCTCGGCTCGCCCGCGACGGCCGCGTGGACGGCCGCGGGCTCGTCGGCCTCGCTCGCCCTGTTCGCCATGGCCTGGCGCGCCACCCGCGTGCGGGCGCCGGGGGAGGCCGCGGGCGCCCGGCGGGGCGCGGCACCCGCCGGGGACGGGGCGGACGGAAGGGAGGAGGACGTGTTCGTCGCCGCCCGTTTCCTTGAGGCGACCGACTACAACCCGTACCACTTCGGCACGCACGTCGTCCTCGGCGGCGAGGGGCCCGCGGTGACGCCCCACGCGGGCCCCGGCCGGTTCGCGGCGAAACGGATACCGGTGGAACGGCTCACCCTGACAACGGTGCGGCGCGGCCGGGGCGGTGACGGCGGTGTCGTGCCGAAGAGCTGGCACGTCGCGGAGTTCGACGACGCGGGAACGCCGGTCCGCCTGGCGGCTGCCCCCGCCGACCTGGTCCGCGTCCTCGACGCGCTCACCGCTGCGCGCCGGACGGCGGGCACCCCGGCGGCGGACTGA
- a CDS encoding metal-dependent transcriptional regulator gives MSGLIDTTEMYLRTILELEEEGVVPMRARIAERLEQSGPTVSQTVARMERDGLLTIAGDRHLELTDEGRRLAQRVMRKHRLAECLLVDVIGLEWEHVHAEACRWEHVMSEAVERRVLELLNHPTESPYGNPIPGLAELGEAGEADPFLGEGMVALAELEADGGKTVVIRRIGEPIQTDASVMQTLRRAGVQPGASVSVHAGEAGAVQVASGGEAAELPHDVAMHVFVNKA, from the coding sequence ATGTCCGGACTCATCGACACGACCGAGATGTATCTCCGCACCATTCTGGAGCTGGAGGAGGAGGGCGTGGTCCCGATGCGTGCCCGCATCGCGGAGCGGCTGGAGCAGAGCGGCCCGACGGTCAGCCAGACGGTGGCGCGCATGGAGCGGGACGGCCTGCTGACCATCGCGGGCGACCGGCACCTGGAGCTGACCGACGAGGGGCGCCGGCTGGCGCAGCGGGTCATGCGCAAGCACCGGCTCGCCGAGTGCCTGCTCGTCGACGTGATCGGCCTCGAATGGGAGCACGTGCACGCGGAGGCGTGCCGCTGGGAGCACGTGATGAGCGAGGCGGTCGAGCGCCGCGTGCTCGAACTGCTGAACCACCCGACGGAGTCCCCCTACGGCAACCCGATCCCGGGCCTGGCCGAGCTCGGGGAGGCCGGGGAGGCCGATCCGTTCCTCGGCGAGGGCATGGTGGCGCTGGCCGAGCTGGAAGCGGACGGCGGCAAGACGGTCGTGATCCGGCGCATCGGCGAGCCGATCCAGACGGACGCCTCCGTCATGCAGACGCTGCGCCGGGCCGGGGTGCAGCCGGGCGCCTCGGTGAGCGTGCACGCGGGCGAGGCCGGCGCGGTGCAGGTCGCCAGCGGTGGGGAGGCCGCCGAGCTGCCGCACGACGTCGCGATGCACGTCTTCGTCAACAAGGCGTGA
- a CDS encoding SIS domain-containing protein, producing MSDITLAEQFFDAAIDLLRRARERQAARIAEGAALLADTITAGGRLFVHGAGHSALPAQDLVYRAGGLAVVNPLPVPGTTGVDTMPATLGSALERVGGLASAVLDSSPAAAGDLLVVISLSGRNALPVEMAAHARSLGLTVIGVTSVAYAAETASRHPSGTFLADHCDLVIDSGVPVGDATLTAAGIGAPFAPASTVVTCALLQALVAEAAGRLAAGGTEPPLLRSANVDGGTEWNERVIAEHADRILWHR from the coding sequence ATGAGCGACATCACGCTCGCCGAGCAGTTCTTCGACGCCGCGATCGACCTGCTGCGCCGTGCCCGCGAACGGCAGGCCGCGCGCATCGCGGAGGGGGCCGCGCTGCTGGCGGACACCATCACGGCCGGCGGGCGGCTGTTCGTCCACGGCGCCGGGCACTCCGCGCTCCCGGCGCAGGACCTGGTCTACCGGGCGGGCGGCCTCGCCGTGGTCAACCCGCTGCCCGTGCCGGGCACGACCGGCGTCGACACGATGCCGGCCACGCTCGGCAGCGCGCTCGAACGGGTCGGCGGCCTGGCCTCCGCCGTCCTCGACAGCAGCCCGGCCGCCGCGGGCGACCTGCTGGTCGTCATATCCCTGTCCGGGCGGAACGCGCTGCCCGTCGAGATGGCCGCGCACGCCAGGTCGCTCGGCCTCACCGTGATCGGTGTGACCTCCGTCGCCTACGCGGCCGAGACGGCCTCCCGCCACCCGTCGGGCACGTTCCTCGCCGACCACTGCGACCTGGTCATCGACAGCGGCGTCCCGGTCGGGGACGCGACGCTCACCGCCGCCGGCATCGGCGCGCCGTTCGCGCCCGCCTCGACCGTCGTGACCTGCGCGCTGCTCCAGGCCCTCGTCGCCGAGGCCGCGGGTCGCCTGGCGGCGGGCGGCACGGAACCGCCGCTGCTGCGCTCGGCGAACGTCGACGGCGGCACCGAGTGGAACGAGCGGGTCATCGCCGAGCACGCCGACCGCATCCTGTGGCACCGCTGA